Below is a genomic region from Nitrospiraceae bacterium.
TGCCACGGTGCCGTCGGGGAATGTCATCAGTCAATCGCCGGGGGCGGGGACGAGTGTGGCGGCGGGCAGTGCGGTGAACCTGGTGGTGTCGACGGGGCCGGCGCCGGTCACGGTGCCGAATGTGGTGGGGAGCCCGCAGGCCACTGCGCAAAGCACGCTTACCAATGCGGGCCTCAAGGTGGGGACCATCACGACCAGCAGTCATGCCACGGTGCCGTCGGGCCGGGTCATCAGTCAATCGCCGGGGGCGGGGACGAGTGTGGCGGCGGGCAGTGCGGTGAACCTGGTGGTGTCGACGGGGCCGGCGCCGGTCACGGTGCCGAATGTGGTGGGGAGCCCGCAGGCCACTGCGCAAACCACGCTTACCAATGCGGGCCTCAAGGTAGGGACCATCACGACCAGCAGTCATGCCACGGTGCCGTCGGGCCGGGTCATCAGTCAATCGCCGGGGGCGGGGACGAGTGTGGCGGCGGGCAGTGCGGTGAACCTGGTGGTGTCGACGGGGCCGGCGCCGGTCACGGTGCCGAATGTGGTGGGGAGCCCGCAGGCCACTGCGCAAAGCACGCTTACCAATGCGGGCCTCAAGGTGGGGACCATCACGACCAGCAGTCATGCCACGGTGCCGTCGGGCCGGGTCATCAGTCAATCGCCGGGGGCGGGGACGAGTGCGGCGGCGGGCAGTGCGGTGAACCTGGTGGTGTCGACGGGACCGGCGGTGCCGAATGTTGTAGGCCTAACCCAGGCCGCGGCGCAAACCGCGATTACCACGGCAGGATTGAGGTTGGGCACGGTGACCTCAAGCAACAGTCAGACAGTCTCTATTGGCAGAGTCATCAGTCAAAATCCCCAGCCAGGGAGCAAGGTGGCGGCGGGTAGTGCCGTGAACCTTGTCGTATCCCTTGGAGCCGCCGTGCCGAATGTGGTGGGTTTGACCCAGGCCGCAGCCCAAACCGCTATAACCAGTGCGGGTTTGACGGTGGGGACGGTGGCCACAGTGAATAGTCCGACCGTGGAGATTGGTGCGGTAATCAGTCAAACCCCGTCAGCTGGGGACAATGTAGCTCCAGGCAGTGCCGTGGACCTGATCGTATCTCTTGGGGCCGCCGTGCCGAATGTGGTGGGCTTGTCGCAGAATGATGCTCAAAAGGCTTTGGCTGCGGCCGGCCTGACAGTGGGGGTGGTGACGACGAGCATTAGTCCCACAGTGCCAATTGGCGACGTCATTAGTCAAAAGCCGGGAGCAGGGACCAATGTGGCTCCGGGCGATTCAGTAGCCTTGGTTATTTCGTCAGGACCGCCGGTTTTTCTTATGGGGGTGCAAAATGATCCCAGGACCGGACCCCTGGTGAATAGCCTTTACCGCCTTCGCACTGATGGAGTCGTAACTAAAATTGGAGATCTGACGCACCGTACCCATGGCTTGGCCTATGTCGGGACTACGTTGTATTCGGTTGAGGAACTGTCTCTTTCTCCCCGACCTGGAGCTTCGCCGAATTTGTATCGGTTGAATCCGGAAAGCGGGGCTACTCTGGCCACGATCCCTCTGTCCTTGTCGACAGGCGAATCGTTAGAGGGCGGGCGGGGGTTAGCCACGGAACCCGGGACCAATCTGCTCTGGGGGTTGCTTGTGGCGACGTCCGAAGTAAATAGTGCCAGGCGTTTAGTCACGATTAATCCGACGACGGGAATGGCTACACAAAAGGCCAAACTGTTTGGAAACTTTATGGACCTGGCCTTTGATGCTTCCGGGTCGCTCTATGCGATTACGGACAATCGATCGGTGCCTGGCGGAGCGAAGGTGTTTCCGGCCCGGATTTATACGGTGAATAAATCGACAGGGGCCACCACGGAATTTCTGGATGTCTCGGCCGGTGCCGTGGCGGGACAACCGAATTTTCGAGAAAGTGAAACGATTGGGATAGGGGCTTCTTCCGACCTATTGTATCATCTTTCCGGTCAGCATAAGGTGACCTCAGGATTTACAAAGAATATTCTGTTCGAAACGATTCATCGGTCCACAAAAGTCAGAACGGCGGTGCCTCTCACAGGGCCGGATTTTTTTGTGACGACCGCCTTGACCATGGTGCCGCCTACGAGTCCTCCGGCATTGGGAGATCTGGATGCCTCGGGCACGGCTGATCTTATCTGGCGCAACCAGAGTGATGGCAGCACCGCGATCTGGTTGATGAATGGCGCGTCGATCGCCGCCTCCGGCTTCCCGGGCGGGGTACCGAAAGTTTGGCAGATCGCGGGCGTGGGCGATGTCAACGGCGATGGCAGGGCGGATGTTATCTGGCGTAATACCACAGGCACCGTGGCCGTGTGGCTGATGAACGGAGTGGCGGTCACGGCCGTGGGCTTTCCCGGAAGTACGTCGACGTCGTTTGAGATTGCAGGCGTGGGCGATGTGAACGGCGATGGAAAAGCCGACCTTGTCTGGCGTAACATCACTGATGGCAGTACCGCAATTTGGTTAATGAACGGGACCACCATTGCCGCCTCCGGCTTTCCCGGGGGCGTGCCCCTTTCCTGGCAAATCGAGGGGGTGGGCGATGTCAATGGGGATGGTCGAGCGGATGTCATTTGGCGCAATGGCACGAGCGGGGGAGTGGCTATGTGGCTGATGAACGGGTCATCAGTGACCGAGGTAGGCTTTGTCGGAGTAGCCCCAACCGCTTTTGATATGGCGGGGGTTGGCGATGTGAACGGCGATGGAAAGGCGGACTTGATCTGGCGCAACCAGAGTAATGGCAGTACGGCAATTTGGTTAATGAATGGGACCACCATTACCAAAGCCGGCTTCCCGGGGGGCGTGCCCGTTGCGTGGCAAATTTCTCAAGTCGGCGACGTAAATGGAGATGGTAATGCCGATGTCATCTGGCGCAATGATACAAGTGCCATCGTGGCGGTCTGGTTGATGAACGGGTTATCGATCTCGACCGTAGGTTTTCCGGGTTCGGCTCCCTCCGATTGGGAAATTCAGTAGCATAGTTCTTTTGAGCTGATTGGCCTTCCAAGGTCATCGAACAAGAGCACATCAATTTTCTGTATTTGTCACTTTTAACTTACATTTTATTTCTCTTATGCGCATAATCAGGTATCTTTCCGCCACGTAATTTATTTCACGACCGGGTCCCCAAGGGATGTGATGAAGGTTCAGCACCTGAACGGGTTGAATCTACCCCACCAGAAGTTGCAAAGAGGTCGCAAGTCGATCTTTTTGTGGATGGTGGTATTCGTAAGCCTCGTCTTCCTCAACTTTATTTTTCCAGCGACAGCAAGAGCCGTGGAAGTTCCTGATTTTATCGGGAGCCCACAGGCCACAGCAGAGTCAGAGATTATAAACATCGGTCTCACTGTGGGCGATGTGACGGCAGCCATTGATGGTGGGGTGCCCATTGGCAACGTCATCAACCAGGATCCGGCAGCTGGGATCAATGTGGTGCCGGGCAGTCCGGTGGACCTCGTGATTTCCGGTGTGGCGGTGCCTAATGTGGTGGGGGTCATACAGGGCAATGCCCAAACCGCTATTACCAATGCGGGTCTCACCGTGGGGACGGTGACGACCGCAAATAGTGCGACCGTCCCTATTGGAAACGTCATTAGTCAGGCTCCGGCAGCGGGGACCCCTGTTTTTCAGGGTAATGCGGTGGCCTTTGTGGTGTCTGTGGGTGTCGCCGTGCCAAATGTCGTGGGATTGCCTCAAGGCACGGCCCAATCGGCGATTACCAGTGCCAACCTTGCGGTGGGCACGGTGACGATGGCGAACAATACGACCGTGGCCATTGGAAATGTCATCAGTCAGAACCCGGCGGCGGGTACCAATGTCGCGGCGGGCAGTGCCGTAGCCTTGGTGGTGTCCCTGGGCGCGTCGGTGCCGAATGTGGTGGGGATCACACAGGGCAATGCTCAAACCGCCATTACCAATGCGGGTCTCACCGTGGGGACGGTGACGTCCGCGAATAGTGCGAGCGTGTCTATTGGAAACGTCATCAGTCAGAATCCGGCGGCGGGAACCAATGTGGAGCCTGGTAGTACCGTGGCTTTTGTGGTGTCTTTGGGAACCGCGGTGCCGAACGTGGTGGGTTTGACCCAGTCGGCCGCGCAAACGGCGATTACCAATGCCGGTTTGACGGTAGGGGCCATTACAACAGCCAGTCATCCATCGGTGCCGACTGGGAATGTTATCAGTCAGAACCCAGGGGCCGGAAGCAATGTGGCGCCAGGCAGTGCCGTGGCCTTTGTGGTGTCCCTGGGGCCGGCGGTGCCGAATGTGGTGGGTTTGACCCAGTCGGCCGCGCAAACGGCGATTACCAATGCCGGGCTGACACTGGG
It encodes:
- a CDS encoding PASTA domain-containing protein; the encoded protein is MSSVNGAVHASVTSSHATVPSGNVISQSPGAGTSVAAGSAVNLVVSTGPAPVTVPNVVGSPQATAQTTLTNAGLKVGTITTSSHATVPSGNVISQSPGAGTSVAAGSAVNLVVSTGTGAGHGAECGGEPAGHCAKRTLTNAGLKVGTITTSSHATVPSGNVISQSPGAGTSVAAGSAVNLVVSTGPAPVTVPNVVGSPQATAQSTLTNAGLKVGTITTSSHATVPSGRVISQSPGAGTSVAAGSAVNLVVSTGPAPVTVPNVVGSPQATAQTTLTNAGLKVGTITTSSHATVPSGRVISQSPGAGTSVAAGSAVNLVVSTGPAPVTVPNVVGSPQATAQSTLTNAGLKVGTITTSSHATVPSGRVISQSPGAGTSAAAGSAVNLVVSTGPAVPNVVGLTQAAAQTAITTAGLRLGTVTSSNSQTVSIGRVISQNPQPGSKVAAGSAVNLVVSLGAAVPNVVGLTQAAAQTAITSAGLTVGTVATVNSPTVEIGAVISQTPSAGDNVAPGSAVDLIVSLGAAVPNVVGLSQNDAQKALAAAGLTVGVVTTSISPTVPIGDVISQKPGAGTNVAPGDSVALVISSGPPVFLMGVQNDPRTGPLVNSLYRLRTDGVVTKIGDLTHRTHGLAYVGTTLYSVEELSLSPRPGASPNLYRLNPESGATLATIPLSLSTGESLEGGRGLATEPGTNLLWGLLVATSEVNSARRLVTINPTTGMATQKAKLFGNFMDLAFDASGSLYAITDNRSVPGGAKVFPARIYTVNKSTGATTEFLDVSAGAVAGQPNFRESETIGIGASSDLLYHLSGQHKVTSGFTKNILFETIHRSTKVRTAVPLTGPDFFVTTALTMVPPTSPPALGDLDASGTADLIWRNQSDGSTAIWLMNGASIAASGFPGGVPKVWQIAGVGDVNGDGRADVIWRNTTGTVAVWLMNGVAVTAVGFPGSTSTSFEIAGVGDVNGDGKADLVWRNITDGSTAIWLMNGTTIAASGFPGGVPLSWQIEGVGDVNGDGRADVIWRNGTSGGVAMWLMNGSSVTEVGFVGVAPTAFDMAGVGDVNGDGKADLIWRNQSNGSTAIWLMNGTTITKAGFPGGVPVAWQISQVGDVNGDGNADVIWRNDTSAIVAVWLMNGLSISTVGFPGSAPSDWEIQ